One Rhodococcus sp. P1Y DNA window includes the following coding sequences:
- a CDS encoding beta-galactosidase, which yields MSRTPSRLRTRLVSVAAAVGIAAGSVVAGAAPAAAAPGSGFGFAAGGTLLTLPQGDLDRELDAAANLGAEWLRVEVSWRNVEPQLGVLDWSNVDRVIESANRHGIQVLGLVSYAPSWAQVPGPWTLTPGGRPADPQAFGNFAGRAAERYASTVSHWEIWNEPNLPLFFSPMPDVDAYAAILRASYGAIHAAVPGATVISGGVAIGNNTAVTIAPETFVDELYKRGAASYTDAIAVHPYTFPFTPYDDQLGNWNDVAAVRDVLVRNGDAGKKIWITEFGAPTGVAPDAVNDGQQARILADGITASEGVDFTGPIFVYSIRDNGPDLADREQNFGVLRGDFSEKPSADVLRNAN from the coding sequence ATGTCACGAACGCCTTCTCGGCTGAGAACCCGTCTCGTATCCGTTGCTGCCGCGGTCGGTATTGCCGCAGGCTCCGTTGTTGCGGGCGCTGCGCCCGCAGCTGCTGCGCCGGGATCGGGTTTCGGCTTCGCCGCAGGCGGGACGCTGCTGACCCTGCCGCAGGGAGACCTGGATCGTGAGCTGGACGCTGCCGCGAATCTGGGAGCAGAGTGGCTTCGTGTCGAGGTCAGCTGGCGCAACGTGGAGCCCCAGCTCGGCGTCTTAGACTGGTCCAATGTGGACCGAGTTATCGAGTCGGCGAATCGCCACGGCATTCAGGTCCTCGGCCTCGTGAGCTACGCGCCTTCATGGGCTCAGGTGCCCGGGCCGTGGACGTTGACGCCCGGCGGCCGCCCGGCGGACCCGCAGGCCTTCGGTAACTTCGCTGGTCGCGCCGCCGAACGGTACGCGTCGACGGTCAGTCACTGGGAGATCTGGAACGAGCCGAACCTCCCGCTGTTCTTCTCACCCATGCCCGACGTCGACGCCTATGCGGCGATCCTGCGAGCGTCCTACGGTGCGATTCACGCGGCTGTCCCCGGCGCCACCGTGATCAGCGGCGGCGTTGCGATCGGCAACAACACGGCGGTCACCATCGCGCCCGAGACGTTCGTCGACGAGCTGTACAAGCGTGGCGCTGCGAGTTACACGGACGCGATCGCCGTGCACCCCTACACCTTCCCGTTCACCCCGTACGACGACCAGCTCGGCAACTGGAACGACGTTGCCGCGGTGCGCGACGTGCTGGTACGCAACGGCGACGCCGGCAAGAAGATCTGGATCACCGAGTTCGGCGCGCCCACCGGCGTCGCTCCTGACGCCGTGAACGACGGCCAGCAGGCGCGAATTCTCGCGGACGGCATCACGGCGTCGGAGGGCGTCGACTTCACCGGCCCGATTTTCGTGTACTCGATCAGGGACAACGGCCCTGACCTTGCCGACCGTGAACAGAACTTCGGTGTGCTGCGGGGCGACTTCTCGGAGAAGCCGTCTGCAGACGTCCTGCGCAACGCCAATTAG
- a CDS encoding cellulase family glycosylhydrolase, whose translation MPDYSRRDFIGAATATAGLGALAIAGATTRPTRVASTEVELAAGYSFPVGYSLGSNILFGTQTDVNATLDAIVASGGTIVRIDIMWYFVQPTQNTFDWVMVDYIVNAARARNLQVLAILLSCPKWAAFGTNPLPTARPKTAALFATFASTCARRYVGKISAFELWNEPNGRMFFSPNPDAAFYTQMVRAAYPAIKTANPNATVVVGALGPTFDGDGTVHAINFLTQMYAAGLAGYYDALSFHPYEFEHPFSFGALYDNSPMRQMLQMHQMMKAKGDGAKKIWITEYGAPTSVMSEQAQADLIMACLREWTEVSYAGPFYVYTVRDTNSGSTHTEDTFGVVRTDYTPKTAIWGVQALQSMGMPQREEGSVFAANTDPSLGGAVLPVYALTAGFGQEHENGTRFLTNNGWFNSPPAVGTLARYWKLVPVNAFANGRQDFDIPGGFRIFSQTSTGTHAVYGAILAAYTDVLGFPKTDEYAYNGTASRAVDFERGRIVWSPTTGTSVTRY comes from the coding sequence ATGCCCGACTATTCCCGACGCGACTTCATCGGCGCCGCAACTGCTACCGCCGGTCTCGGTGCACTCGCGATCGCGGGTGCCACGACGCGTCCCACGCGTGTCGCCTCGACCGAGGTGGAGCTCGCAGCCGGGTATTCCTTTCCCGTCGGATACTCCCTCGGCTCGAATATTCTCTTCGGCACGCAAACCGACGTCAACGCGACGCTCGATGCCATCGTCGCCTCAGGTGGAACCATCGTCCGCATCGACATCATGTGGTACTTCGTTCAGCCAACCCAGAACACGTTCGACTGGGTAATGGTCGATTACATCGTCAATGCCGCTCGAGCACGAAACCTGCAGGTCCTCGCCATCCTTCTGTCCTGTCCGAAGTGGGCCGCCTTTGGAACCAATCCGTTGCCCACGGCTCGTCCCAAGACGGCCGCCCTGTTCGCTACGTTCGCATCGACATGCGCCCGCCGTTACGTCGGAAAGATCTCGGCCTTCGAACTCTGGAACGAACCCAACGGTCGCATGTTCTTCTCCCCCAACCCCGATGCCGCCTTCTACACGCAGATGGTGCGAGCCGCCTACCCGGCGATCAAGACGGCGAACCCGAACGCAACGGTCGTAGTCGGGGCTTTGGGACCCACGTTCGACGGTGACGGAACAGTCCACGCCATCAATTTCCTCACCCAGATGTACGCAGCCGGGTTGGCAGGCTATTACGACGCATTGTCCTTCCACCCCTACGAGTTCGAGCACCCCTTCTCCTTCGGTGCGCTCTACGACAATTCGCCGATGCGTCAGATGTTGCAGATGCACCAAATGATGAAAGCCAAGGGCGACGGCGCAAAGAAGATTTGGATCACCGAATACGGCGCGCCCACGTCTGTCATGTCCGAGCAGGCTCAGGCCGACCTGATCATGGCCTGCCTGCGTGAGTGGACCGAGGTGTCCTACGCAGGACCGTTCTACGTCTACACCGTGCGTGACACCAATTCGGGCAGCACTCACACCGAGGACACCTTCGGAGTAGTTCGCACCGACTACACCCCGAAGACAGCGATCTGGGGTGTGCAGGCTCTACAGAGCATGGGAATGCCTCAGCGTGAGGAGGGCTCGGTGTTCGCCGCGAACACCGACCCGTCGCTCGGCGGTGCCGTCCTCCCCGTGTACGCCCTCACCGCAGGCTTCGGACAGGAACACGAGAACGGCACACGGTTCTTGACCAACAACGGGTGGTTCAATTCCCCACCCGCCGTCGGAACATTGGCTCGCTACTGGAAGCTCGTGCCGGTGAACGCATTCGCCAACGGCCGCCAGGACTTCGACATCCCGGGCGGATTCCGGATTTTCAGTCAGACGTCGACCGGTACCCATGCCGTGTACGGGGCCATCCTCGCCGCCTATACGGACGTCCTTGGTTTCCCCAAGACCGACGAGTACGCGTACAACGGAACAGCCAGTCGGGCAGTGGACTTCGAACGCGGGCGCATCGTGTGGTCGCCCACCACCGGAACGTCGGTTACGCGCTACTAA
- a CDS encoding cellulase family glycosylhydrolase: protein MTRRAFIGATAASLLLAACSSTETEKPAPVARPMHPVGFSLGSSALWADDADLVRIFDTVVTSGVDSVRIDVSWTFTEPFEGSFDWQPTDRLVEYATERGLTVLATITNTPAWAGAVDKHTARPLSAERYGKFAGLVADRYRGTISHYEVWNEPNGKLFFEPAPDPNIYAQMLIDAHREIKAADPAAVVVAGALGSTDTSDINIAPLEFLEAMYAAGAQGSFDILSYHPYDYLSPLANGTLYESSPMRQMIAMHAYMTSRGDGHKPIWITEYGFPTTDVDEQLAADLLTESLQQWQEVGFHGSFYVYTVRDSDTDSSDPEDTFGVVRSDYSPKLALPALTALMSAGIPARPDAEYFRSNADPKLGAPVSPVYRIGEGLGQEFELGSRFVSRGEFTSSPAPVAAAARKLQCVPYGMFINGMQNLRSDGILRVFSRPDTGTHVVSGSILEAWDITLGFPVTDEYTDPDTARTGMDFEFGTILWSPGVPAEVRRK, encoded by the coding sequence ATGACCCGCCGGGCCTTCATCGGCGCGACGGCTGCGAGCCTTCTTCTCGCTGCCTGCAGCAGCACAGAGACCGAAAAGCCCGCCCCTGTTGCGAGACCGATGCATCCGGTCGGATTCTCGCTCGGGTCTTCCGCCCTGTGGGCCGATGACGCCGACCTCGTCCGCATCTTCGACACAGTGGTGACGAGCGGTGTCGACTCGGTCCGTATCGACGTGTCCTGGACCTTCACCGAGCCGTTCGAGGGAAGCTTCGACTGGCAACCGACGGACAGACTCGTCGAGTACGCCACCGAACGCGGCCTCACGGTCCTCGCCACCATCACCAACACACCGGCGTGGGCGGGTGCCGTCGACAAGCACACCGCTCGCCCGTTGTCCGCCGAGCGCTACGGAAAGTTCGCGGGGCTCGTCGCCGATCGCTACCGCGGCACCATCTCGCACTACGAGGTCTGGAACGAACCGAACGGCAAGTTGTTCTTCGAGCCTGCGCCGGACCCGAACATTTACGCACAGATGCTCATCGACGCACACCGCGAGATCAAGGCCGCAGACCCCGCCGCTGTTGTCGTAGCGGGAGCGCTCGGTTCCACCGACACGTCCGACATCAACATCGCACCCCTCGAATTTCTCGAGGCCATGTATGCGGCGGGTGCACAGGGATCATTCGACATCTTGTCCTACCACCCCTACGACTACCTCTCACCGCTGGCCAACGGCACTCTGTACGAGTCGTCTCCCATGCGGCAGATGATCGCCATGCACGCGTACATGACCAGCAGGGGCGACGGTCACAAGCCCATATGGATCACCGAGTACGGTTTTCCCACAACCGATGTCGACGAGCAACTCGCGGCCGATCTTCTCACCGAGTCGCTACAGCAGTGGCAGGAGGTCGGGTTCCACGGTTCGTTCTACGTGTACACCGTGCGTGACAGTGACACCGATTCCAGCGACCCGGAGGACACATTCGGCGTCGTACGAAGCGACTACAGCCCGAAACTCGCACTCCCGGCACTGACGGCACTCATGTCCGCCGGAATCCCCGCGCGTCCCGACGCGGAGTATTTTCGATCGAATGCGGACCCGAAATTGGGCGCACCGGTAAGTCCGGTCTACCGAATAGGGGAAGGCCTGGGGCAGGAATTCGAACTCGGATCCAGGTTTGTGAGTAGAGGTGAATTCACGTCTTCCCCCGCTCCCGTTGCCGCCGCCGCACGCAAGCTTCAATGCGTACCGTACGGAATGTTCATCAACGGAATGCAGAATCTGAGATCCGACGGCATACTGCGGGTTTTCAGCCGGCCGGACACCGGAACACACGTCGTATCCGGGTCCATTCTCGAAGCATGGGACATCACCCTCGGATTCCCCGTGACCGACGAGTACACGGACCCGGACACCGCTCGGACCGGGATGGACTTCGAGTTCGGCACGATTCTGTGGTCGCCAGGCGTCCCCGCAGAGGTACGGCGCAAATAA
- a CDS encoding acyltransferase family protein, which yields MSRHRKPDDIAEVPEPEAAGGIAGGATAAPTTAAGPKRMWLAGLEGPRGVACLSVILVHVTVHYTPGILDATRLDFLGQALTFFFVLSGFLLYLPFVKKLVTGSNAPATGKYFVSRIRRVFPAYLFIFVISNFVLQASYLVSPVTVGWADGDEGTGMITDPLDLLAQFTLTQSLFPSTLQTGLNPAWSLTTEWGFYLVLPIVGLATFAMRGRLKMSPYRLALIGPGVLIVIGVVTNYLVGVLQAAHPEYTPLEAYWGPNWIAVLSRSFLALADNFAIGMIAAVVYVALGHGAKQAWSTVRLQWTLAASMFAFTFASLAAFVLGSRYLPTFFSVAAASLILLIIAPLARGEESVLAKATDWRPLKYAGTVSLSMYLWHYPVMIMAERLHLPVQNSLLGLVWGFVAISLITLVLASLTFRFIEKPAMRWRA from the coding sequence ATGTCTAGACATCGCAAGCCCGACGACATCGCCGAGGTCCCCGAGCCCGAAGCCGCCGGTGGTATCGCCGGCGGTGCCACGGCCGCACCCACCACTGCAGCGGGCCCGAAACGCATGTGGCTGGCAGGTTTGGAGGGTCCGCGTGGAGTTGCTTGCCTCTCCGTCATTCTCGTGCACGTCACTGTGCACTACACGCCGGGAATTCTCGACGCGACGCGTCTGGACTTCCTCGGGCAGGCGCTGACCTTCTTCTTCGTGCTGTCGGGGTTCTTGCTGTACCTGCCGTTCGTGAAGAAGCTCGTCACCGGGTCGAATGCCCCCGCGACCGGAAAGTACTTCGTCAGTCGGATTCGACGCGTCTTCCCCGCCTACTTGTTCATCTTCGTCATCAGCAACTTCGTACTCCAGGCCTCCTACCTCGTCAGTCCGGTGACCGTGGGATGGGCGGACGGTGACGAGGGCACCGGAATGATCACCGATCCTCTCGACCTGCTCGCGCAGTTCACACTCACGCAGTCGCTGTTCCCGTCGACGCTGCAGACCGGACTGAATCCGGCCTGGTCGCTCACCACCGAGTGGGGCTTCTATCTCGTGCTCCCGATCGTCGGCTTGGCGACGTTCGCGATGCGCGGGCGGCTGAAGATGTCGCCGTATCGCCTGGCACTGATCGGGCCGGGCGTGCTGATCGTGATCGGCGTGGTCACCAACTATCTCGTCGGCGTTCTGCAGGCCGCACACCCCGAATACACACCGCTGGAAGCCTATTGGGGCCCCAATTGGATCGCCGTACTCTCGCGCAGCTTCCTGGCGCTTGCCGACAATTTCGCCATCGGAATGATCGCTGCCGTCGTCTACGTCGCCCTCGGCCACGGGGCGAAACAGGCATGGTCTACTGTCCGATTGCAATGGACGCTCGCTGCCTCGATGTTCGCCTTCACGTTCGCCAGTCTCGCTGCGTTCGTTCTCGGTTCACGCTATCTACCGACGTTCTTCTCGGTCGCAGCAGCGTCGCTCATCCTGCTGATCATCGCTCCGCTGGCTCGCGGGGAGGAATCCGTACTGGCCAAAGCAACCGATTGGCGGCCACTGAAATACGCCGGCACCGTCTCATTGTCGATGTACCTCTGGCACTACCCGGTCATGATCATGGCCGAACGACTCCATCTGCCGGTTCAGAATTCGCTCCTGGGCCTCGTGTGGGGCTTCGTCGCCATCTCGCTGATCACACTCGTGCTGGCAAGCCTCACGTTTCGGTTCATCGAGAAACCGGCTATGCGATGGCGCGCGTGA
- a CDS encoding O-antigen ligase domain-containing protein, whose product MAEKKTTHVRRRMAGAGMNRVVVPVLTLLVLPLVVGIAFGSGQAPLMLVGILLIGGLGALAVAVSSPQWSFLALAFVLGAAPFAVVPGLPLPIVLVLVILVWMSTLLHPIELGRTDPVELAVYALMGTSLVSVIATAVGVSDITEFIRWVMATSIIFPLLRLPRPDLQRFGRVFVYGVGGGSAFALAMFFLDKSGSWMNYLSAIGYGTVGTIGTHLRFYTDGLTQVVRLTGTYVDPNVAGIFTFVGLALAITLLRGWPRLIFSGLLASALLVTLSRSALFSVVVAALVYLVFQRLRTDARLGILAGGIALGAAALSVPAVADRILNSFGSDDKGTTDRAAALSDFPASMSGHWLFGKGWGIAEFTDEVAGYNANYVANSPLVSIYRGGILVGIAFVLVLAAGFVVAHRNARKPAWESGITGAALVGFSLVALQLDFPVVTHAPVTMAFVVLLVFVAADGLVPEKNGASVTDQKVEHV is encoded by the coding sequence ATGGCTGAGAAGAAAACCACACACGTCCGTCGCAGAATGGCTGGCGCCGGCATGAACCGCGTCGTCGTTCCGGTCCTGACGCTCCTCGTACTGCCCCTCGTCGTCGGCATCGCGTTCGGTAGTGGCCAGGCACCGTTGATGCTCGTCGGCATTCTGCTCATCGGCGGTCTCGGTGCCCTGGCCGTCGCCGTCTCGTCGCCGCAGTGGTCGTTCCTCGCACTCGCGTTCGTCCTCGGCGCGGCGCCCTTCGCCGTCGTTCCCGGTCTTCCTCTGCCGATCGTGTTGGTGCTCGTCATTCTCGTGTGGATGTCCACCCTGCTCCACCCCATCGAACTCGGACGGACCGATCCCGTCGAGCTCGCCGTCTACGCGTTGATGGGAACCTCGTTGGTGTCGGTCATCGCGACCGCCGTCGGAGTATCGGACATCACCGAGTTCATCCGCTGGGTCATGGCAACGTCGATCATCTTCCCGTTGCTCCGACTGCCACGCCCGGATCTTCAGCGGTTCGGCCGAGTATTCGTCTACGGCGTCGGAGGAGGGTCCGCCTTCGCCCTCGCCATGTTCTTCCTCGACAAGTCGGGGTCGTGGATGAACTACCTGTCGGCGATCGGGTACGGCACAGTCGGCACGATCGGAACCCACCTCCGCTTCTACACCGACGGTCTGACGCAGGTGGTTCGACTCACCGGAACCTACGTCGACCCGAACGTCGCAGGCATCTTCACGTTCGTCGGACTCGCGCTTGCCATCACCCTGCTTCGCGGTTGGCCGCGGCTGATCTTCTCCGGCCTGCTCGCCAGCGCGCTGTTGGTGACGTTGAGCCGGAGTGCGCTGTTCTCGGTTGTTGTCGCTGCGCTGGTGTACCTGGTGTTCCAGCGCCTGCGCACCGATGCACGCCTCGGCATTCTCGCCGGCGGCATCGCGCTCGGCGCAGCAGCACTATCGGTACCCGCCGTCGCCGATCGCATCCTGAACTCGTTCGGATCCGACGACAAGGGCACCACCGACCGCGCTGCCGCACTGAGCGACTTCCCCGCGTCCATGAGCGGCCATTGGCTGTTCGGCAAGGGTTGGGGCATAGCGGAGTTCACCGACGAGGTCGCGGGATACAACGCCAACTACGTGGCCAACTCTCCCCTGGTGTCGATCTATCGAGGAGGCATCCTCGTCGGGATCGCATTCGTGTTGGTGCTCGCCGCAGGCTTTGTCGTCGCGCACCGAAACGCGCGAAAGCCTGCGTGGGAGTCCGGCATCACGGGCGCGGCCTTGGTCGGGTTCTCCCTCGTCGCACTGCAATTGGACTTCCCCGTCGTCACTCACGCGCCCGTCACGATGGCTTTCGTCGTGTTGCTGGTGTTCGTGGCAGCCGACGGGTTAGTGCCCGAAAAGAACGGAGCCTCCGTGACGGATCAGAAGGTGGAGCATGTCTAG
- a CDS encoding glycosyltransferase produces MKKATFLLAKDPSHESTGDLTMAKLVMDMARASFDVRVICLSNTPESTKDGHRRVAKRDVELAELAFRSVKGRRSLVHTRFDLDGLVSAIDETESDVFVADHTYLGEPFLRSEKAGTVPLAVNTVVSETLVWKATRGVVGKLDSNRILRDELRVARSAYTVGTYDEDEAGFYRDAGIDRAHWLDLTLPPKKQVNVAGSTRRLVFFGDRQWPPNQEAFEILLGWWPDIARGIDDAELCIVGSPDPSAKPIELPDGVRDLGFVDDLDAFLDTCRALVAPIMTGGGVRVKILDAASRGLPVVATPAAVGSLESVLGIAGLPEKTAIVDACRELLLDRDKATTLGDRLFETNSSRWLRRKPHTSVAEWLAPA; encoded by the coding sequence GTGAAGAAAGCAACCTTCTTGTTGGCGAAGGACCCCAGCCACGAGTCCACGGGCGACCTGACGATGGCCAAGCTCGTAATGGACATGGCCAGAGCATCTTTCGACGTCCGAGTCATCTGCCTGTCCAACACCCCGGAGTCCACGAAGGACGGCCACCGACGCGTCGCCAAACGCGACGTCGAACTCGCCGAACTCGCATTCCGCAGCGTCAAGGGACGACGGTCGCTGGTGCACACCCGCTTCGACCTGGACGGCCTCGTCTCCGCGATAGACGAGACCGAATCGGACGTCTTCGTCGCAGATCACACCTACCTCGGCGAACCGTTTCTCCGCTCCGAGAAGGCCGGAACGGTTCCGCTCGCCGTCAACACCGTCGTGTCGGAGACGCTCGTATGGAAGGCGACTCGCGGCGTCGTCGGCAAACTCGATTCGAATCGAATCCTGCGCGACGAGTTGCGTGTGGCGCGTTCCGCATACACCGTGGGCACCTACGACGAGGACGAAGCCGGGTTCTATCGCGACGCCGGAATCGACCGCGCGCACTGGCTCGACCTCACCCTCCCGCCGAAGAAACAGGTGAACGTCGCGGGATCGACCAGGCGACTGGTGTTCTTCGGAGACCGCCAGTGGCCGCCGAACCAAGAAGCATTCGAAATCCTGCTCGGTTGGTGGCCGGACATCGCCCGCGGAATCGACGACGCGGAGCTGTGCATCGTCGGAAGCCCCGACCCGTCGGCGAAGCCCATCGAGCTTCCGGATGGCGTCCGCGATCTCGGCTTCGTCGACGACCTCGACGCGTTCCTGGACACCTGCCGCGCCCTCGTCGCGCCCATCATGACCGGCGGAGGAGTTCGGGTGAAGATTCTCGACGCCGCCAGCCGGGGCCTGCCAGTCGTCGCCACCCCCGCCGCCGTCGGATCGCTCGAGTCGGTATTGGGGATTGCTGGGCTGCCGGAGAAGACGGCCATCGTCGACGCCTGCCGTGAGCTACTCCTCGACCGCGACAAGGCAACGACGCTCGGCGACAGACTGTTCGAGACCAACTCGTCGAGATGGCTGAGAAGAAAACCACACACGTCCGTCGCAGAATGGCTGGCGCCGGCATGA
- a CDS encoding lipopolysaccharide biosynthesis protein, translated as MKLLPDSNIVRAGLASFWSYGGRVFGLVWTAAMIHSLGIDQYGIYAMGFAAAALLNAPLDNAFYIRSMRISEEDYQRERCARVLFGTLVGAVGVLVYFHWYVAGFALIVAAGELLFNTFKSVYLRQSRPDITMRFDAFRQLVAIGLGGSYLYLAQSPSLFVSSSLYLLPYLVIWASTLRFVPGRGPKFPGPRREFLLLSSEAFAAAAYASGDVLIIGAVAGSDVAGYYSVASVTALAIASIGQNYANTFIDTLRAAGGHIDSAPPAKHILRVALTTSTVMALVGVGILVWGGADDVGYVALILALFVFARSITYIYTVILSLQHRDALRVQATAAIAVVKVISVFLLAYKFGGYGAAVACVYCEFTMVFVYRHALYDPVGRHRKFPRKKASL; from the coding sequence ATGAAACTTCTGCCCGACAGCAATATCGTGCGAGCCGGCCTGGCCTCCTTCTGGAGCTACGGCGGCCGCGTTTTCGGGCTCGTGTGGACTGCCGCCATGATCCACTCTCTCGGGATCGATCAATACGGCATCTACGCAATGGGATTCGCAGCAGCAGCACTGCTCAACGCACCACTCGACAATGCCTTCTACATACGGTCGATGCGTATCTCGGAGGAGGACTACCAGCGCGAGAGGTGCGCCCGCGTTCTCTTCGGCACTCTCGTCGGCGCCGTGGGTGTCCTCGTTTATTTCCACTGGTATGTGGCAGGTTTCGCGCTGATCGTCGCTGCCGGAGAGCTGTTGTTCAACACGTTCAAGTCCGTCTATCTGCGTCAGAGCAGACCGGACATCACCATGCGCTTCGACGCGTTCCGCCAACTGGTGGCCATCGGGCTCGGCGGTTCGTACCTCTACCTCGCGCAGTCGCCGAGCTTGTTCGTCTCCAGCAGCTTGTACTTGCTTCCGTATCTGGTCATCTGGGCCAGCACGTTGCGATTCGTTCCGGGCCGGGGGCCCAAGTTCCCCGGGCCTCGACGTGAGTTCCTGCTGCTGTCGTCGGAGGCATTCGCGGCGGCCGCCTACGCGTCGGGAGACGTCCTGATCATCGGTGCCGTCGCGGGTAGCGACGTGGCGGGGTACTACTCGGTCGCGAGCGTCACCGCGCTCGCCATCGCATCGATCGGCCAGAACTACGCCAACACCTTCATCGACACCCTCCGAGCGGCCGGCGGGCACATCGACTCCGCACCTCCGGCCAAGCACATCCTGCGGGTGGCGCTGACGACGTCGACGGTCATGGCACTGGTCGGCGTCGGTATCCTGGTGTGGGGAGGCGCCGACGACGTCGGTTACGTCGCCCTGATTCTCGCGCTGTTCGTATTCGCCCGTTCGATCACCTACATCTACACCGTCATCCTCTCGCTGCAGCACCGCGACGCGCTTCGGGTGCAGGCAACCGCGGCCATTGCCGTCGTCAAGGTCATTTCGGTGTTCCTGCTCGCCTACAAGTTCGGTGGATACGGCGCGGCCGTGGCCTGTGTCTACTGCGAGTTCACCATGGTGTTCGTATACCGACATGCCCTGTACGACCCCGTCGGCCGGCACCGGAAGTTCCCCAGGAAGAAGGCGTCACTGTGA
- a CDS encoding glycosyltransferase family 1 protein translates to MDLSTTHLVYIAPAAGRSGVGDYADDFLAAVAPHFKSVTDYRITTDGNESVLEVIAAVREIRRVILDLEKNGPILVHFEQSAGSQATFWGSWLPARIPVTSTIHDAPYPVWWPFKTKLLYRYRLLHHAVHYPTRPLTSRLQRRVTKGRTLFALTSIGADNVQIRMKDSTAVASRIFVPERGELPPLIERPLAVGMFGHVYKGKGFDLIGRLREQLDDDIDIVVAGRGTDALDPIDGVRVLGEVNDEDEDAFFASIRFLVVPYSKDNPYGKAFAASSAVSRSYAYNTPIICILDGSLAEMAIEGGAIGVGGGIDAIAAEANSVLRDEPAQNKIEDEVRELRRARTIDKCVEPFVSAWAKL, encoded by the coding sequence GTGGATCTCAGCACAACGCATCTCGTCTACATCGCTCCCGCCGCCGGCAGGAGCGGCGTAGGCGACTACGCCGACGACTTCCTCGCGGCCGTCGCGCCTCACTTCAAATCGGTCACCGACTACCGCATCACCACCGACGGCAACGAGTCGGTGCTGGAAGTGATCGCTGCCGTCCGCGAAATTCGTCGCGTCATCCTCGACCTGGAGAAGAATGGACCGATCCTGGTCCACTTCGAACAGAGCGCCGGATCACAGGCGACGTTCTGGGGTTCATGGTTGCCGGCGCGGATTCCGGTCACCTCGACCATTCACGACGCGCCGTACCCGGTCTGGTGGCCGTTCAAGACCAAGCTGCTCTACCGCTACCGACTCCTGCACCACGCGGTGCACTATCCGACGCGTCCGTTGACTTCGCGGCTGCAACGACGAGTCACCAAGGGACGCACACTCTTCGCGCTCACCTCGATCGGCGCCGACAACGTGCAGATCAGGATGAAGGATTCGACGGCTGTTGCGTCGCGCATCTTCGTCCCCGAACGCGGCGAGCTACCTCCGCTGATCGAACGTCCCCTGGCCGTCGGCATGTTCGGACACGTCTACAAGGGCAAGGGGTTCGACCTCATCGGTCGGCTTCGCGAACAACTGGACGACGACATCGACATCGTCGTCGCCGGACGCGGCACCGATGCGCTGGATCCCATCGACGGAGTGCGTGTTCTCGGCGAAGTGAACGACGAGGACGAAGATGCGTTCTTCGCATCCATCCGGTTTCTCGTCGTGCCCTACTCGAAGGACAATCCGTACGGCAAGGCATTCGCCGCATCGAGCGCGGTCTCCCGCTCCTACGCATACAACACGCCCATCATCTGCATTCTCGACGGGTCACTTGCGGAGATGGCAATCGAGGGTGGAGCAATCGGGGTAGGCGGCGGCATCGATGCCATTGCTGCCGAGGCCAATTCGGTGCTGCGCGACGAGCCGGCCCAGAACAAGATCGAGGACGAGGTTCGCGAACTGCGTCGCGCCAGGACCATCGACAAGTGCGTCGAGCCGTTCGTCTCCGCATGGGCGAAGCTGTAA
- a CDS encoding acyltransferase, producing MIDGYTTSRRLQFGERIFNWAITHVPSHWVRQKFLRTFGATIGTNTSIMMGTTILGLNRLVIGNNCSIGFDCVLDSRGGLTIDDDVVLASDVQIITGHHLVHSDDFAIKLEPTHIEHHVWVASRSTVLQGLTIGAGAVVGASSLLRDSVKDMDIVAGIPAKVVGQRVSTLDYHPIFRPMLY from the coding sequence ATGATCGACGGCTACACCACCAGTCGCCGCCTGCAGTTCGGTGAGCGCATCTTCAACTGGGCCATCACTCATGTCCCGTCGCACTGGGTACGACAGAAGTTTCTGCGCACGTTCGGCGCGACCATCGGGACCAACACCTCGATCATGATGGGCACCACGATCCTGGGGCTCAACCGTCTGGTCATCGGCAACAACTGTTCCATCGGATTCGACTGCGTTCTCGACAGCCGAGGCGGATTGACCATCGACGACGACGTCGTACTGGCCAGTGACGTGCAGATCATCACCGGGCACCACCTCGTACACAGTGACGACTTCGCCATCAAGCTCGAGCCGACGCACATCGAACACCACGTCTGGGTCGCAAGCCGGTCCACCGTGCTGCAGGGTCTGACCATCGGCGCCGGAGCCGTCGTCGGGGCGTCTTCGCTGCTGCGGGACTCGGTGAAGGACATGGACATCGTGGCAGGCATACCGGCGAAGGTTGTGGGACAGCGTGTATCGACGCTCGACTACCATCCGATCTTCCGCCCGATGCTCTACTGA